In Haliaeetus albicilla chromosome 20, bHalAlb1.1, whole genome shotgun sequence, a genomic segment contains:
- the EEF1AKMT1 gene encoding EEF1A lysine methyltransferase 1, which translates to MDDDDDDIPQLSSHTLAALQEFYLEQQQREGMKTSQGFNQYSIGSIEEDWQLSQFWYSDETASCLANEAVVAAGKGGRIACVSAPSVYQKLKEQDGKDFSACILEYDKRFSVYGEEFIFYDYNHPLNLPENLLPHSFDIVIADPPYLSEECLQKTAETIKYLTKGKILLCTGAIMEEQAAKHLGVKICKFIPKHSRNLANEFRCYVNYASGLD; encoded by the exons atggatgatgatgatgatgacatTCCCCAGCTTTCATCCCATACGCTGGCAGCCCTCCAGGAGTTCTATTtggaacagcagcagagagagggcATGAAGACCTCCCAAGGGTTTAATCAATATTCCATTGGCTCAATAGAAGAAGACTGG CAATTGAGCCAGTTTTGGTACAGCGATGAAACTGCATCATGCCTGGCTAATGAAGCAGTTGTGGCAGCTGGAAAAGGTGGCAG GATAGCATGTGTTAGTGCACCGAGTGTGTACCAGAAACTGAAAGAACAGGATGGTAAAGATTTTTCAGCATGTATACTGGAGTACGACAAAAGGTTTTCTGTATATGGAGAAGAATTTATCTTCTATGATTACAACCACCCTTTGAACTTACCTGAAAATCTCCTGCCACACAGTTTTGACATCGTAATAGCAGATCCACCCTATCTGTCTGAGGAATGTCTTCAAAAAACTGCAGAGACCATCAAATACTTAACAAAAGGAAAGATTCTGCTTTGCACAG GTGCAATCATGGAGGAACAGGCAGCAAAGCATCTTGGTGTGAAGATATGTAAGTTTATTCCAAAACACTCACGAAATTTAGCCAATGAATTTCGATGTTACGTGAACTATGCCTCTGGACTGGACTGA